The genomic window TCAACGTCCAAATGCCGTTGATAGGACATGTATCACTTAAAAGGATCACTTGTTCAGAACGAAAGAATTGACCTATAAGGCCGATTTTGCTTTTTGTCTTTACAAAAGCAGTttgcttctctctctctctctctctctctctctctctctctctctctctctctctctctctctctctctctctctctctattgcTCTCTTTAATGTTTACTGATAATTCATTGTAGAGAGATGCACAGATTTCCAACATAAATGTTACTTTGAGGGAAATTGCATAAACAAATCTAGAATATGTAATGGAAATAAGGACTGTTCCGATTGGTCCGATGAGACGCCATCACTGTGTGGAGGAGGTAAATGgttaaatttacataaacatctattgtttgtttatcatcTTTTTTAATCTACATCAGTTAATTAACttcatgaaaattcaatttaaagcttgagatttttatcatttcatctGCAACTTTCATTTCTTAGCCTGCATGAAAATTTAAGATCTCGCATGATCATcacatttttgggagttgattttaatcaactctcctatgcacttactcgggcaaagcgaaagtgaaacagtgtttggaccaaagcacaaatcaatgCCTtagacaacacttagttcttgaaaataatcgataaattcgatgctatacattctgaagcattgtttttcaagaaaaattatttattaataccatgaaaatagtaagattttaaactgtataaacagtttagatattttttaaagtcgtatgtattcctatgctagatcaatgtagtctcgttcaaccagacgcttggctgtctccgttaatatccgacaaaacagagtctctcttgcttgtcgaagATAATCGGAGACAACCgcgcgtttggttgaacaaggcaagagttcaatcttgcctggatccgtacaatttctcagaaatatttcgattactgatacttcttgtcatgcaaaatcacatatttgattttgaataaatgataatcgataaaatcaactcccgtcagtacttcagtactttgattttatatctAATAATCAGAAATTAATTAGTTCTGGCAATGGCGTCCAgtgttttaaggatgaaaaacaGGCCGGTTGTGGGTTAACTCATTAATTCGTCTGACCCCAGGACTATTATATACAAGGGATCAGCCctacaataattaaaatacatattaataattcatacaatatacatgtaataaatatcattttcatttgcACACTCACGTGTATTTGATATATGAGTAAATCACACAGCCTTTAACATTTGTAGTAAAATGATTACGTGaaaatgcaggcacgtagcatcgtttttgaaagtgggggggggggggggcagactcatcccaaaaatcttgacaagcaaaaaaaaaaaattattatataagtatgacaaataatataaatattcattcattcacaTTCAATACAGGATACACCGGTATTAATACGAGTTAAAAAAGAACTTACTGTGCGTGCTGTATATAAATATGTGCCCATGCATAAGAAATAGAATCCCTTGCGTACGCCCTGAGTGGTAACTGGTCTTGTCACTCTCAGAACCTGTAATCTGGTTTTTATCAAATTCACGACCCGCTAAAGTGGCTAGGCCAATCGAATACCTTGATATATTTATAACTGTTTCCTCGGTCAGGTCGTTTATTAATAGTAACATGCAGTAGAAGAAGATGAATAGAGAATGAAATGATGATTGGATGAAAAGAACAttgatacatattttattttattttattttatcacatatATTGATCTGTTTATTTAATCACACGCAAAATTATCACTACCACGTATATTATTTGTGAATTTAGATTGTTCTTACCAACGTCACTTGTTCCAATGCGACAACAACAGATGTATCTATCGGAATCTCACATGCAACGGAAGAAACGATTGCTTTGATTGGTCGGATGAAGTAGGTTGTCCGCAGGGATGTAAGTAAACCATTCCTTGAACTTTAACCTAATCTGTTAACAGTTATATTTATGCAATTGAATTTCTTGTGCTAGTGTACACATAGGCTAAAGCATAAGGTAAATTTTTACTGTTATTTTTACACCTGTGCCAGATGTTTTTTCATCATTATCGTGTATTACACAGGTAGAAAATTTGCCTCTGCTTGGGGTTTTGACTCGGATTCTCCCGAATCAAGCGCTCTATTAATTGAGATTAATAGTTAACCCTCTTACAAAACCCTGTAGGAATGTCATTCATTTTAATTGGTTTTTGccaaaatgtacatatttaaaaactaaaaactaGAAATATGTTCACATACGTTAACGTTAATAACGTCAGATATAGGACGATCTATCCACTTCGTTATTTCCTTTCCAAACCTTTCATAACGCCTCCAACAACATTTCAGCAACTgatacaaataaaaacatttccaattcaatatacttttaatatagaaagaaaataatatatgttttacaGGTTCTGGGTTTGAATGCACAAACAAGAAATGCATACATTTTAAGAAAACTTGTGATGGCAACAATGATTGCGGGGATTTCTCGGATGAAGTTGATCAGCGATGTCGTGCGTATCATATATGCTTTCGTTTGATATTCTTTTTGTTCGACTGATGTTGCAATTGTATCACTATGTATGATGTTCTGGCCATTCGTGTGATGTTCTCACTGTTCGATTACTGTTGTATATTATAATGTAGTTGCTGATTGCCCCTACTACTTGATCACGTGTAGAAACGGACATTGTATCCACTATGGCGATAGGTGTGACGGCGAAAACGACTGCGGGGATCACTCTGACGAAAGAAAGTGTAGTACGTATAAAGTGATGACGTTATGAACTATAGTGAGTACAAAGTGATGACGTCTTAGACTGTGGTATGTATAGTCATTTAGTgactcggaccccccctggtaaacacaattatccttcgaaCCCCCCcttgaaaaattttctggatccgcgcatgatataAAGTGATATTGACATAAACTGTGATGAGTATAAAGTGATGTGTATGAAGTGATGACAGCAacattctttgacgttcgttgatacctaaataaaactataagttgacaatgatgcaaggtatgtgtataattcttgctgcgctcgccagaacggtagcaccgtaaaacatattatttacgtttgaaaaagacagttgttcagaattgttaaaattaccgAGATTTTATGTTCACAATcgataagcgcgtgctatgatcatatatgacgtcatgaaaaagCTCATACAGAATAGAACGTTTTCGTTATTCTATAgtttcatataaggaaacatatttgcaaatgtaaatatttcgtTATCAAACCTCTctcatatattaaaaaaattggccATCTTGTTTTTGCATAAAGGTCACGTCAAGGTCACTGCTTTTTTCTCAACATAAAGGatgacaagtaatagctttccaaaaagcttgcctgactaaacaaaattattcaatggaagcatgcatgcatttatcaattaggctatcatatcagaaatgaattttaattttcgctgctgatcataaattcataaatggaacatgcaaatttaagacgaaatgtTAGTGTTGTGATTACGTAATATTGGTTACGTAATGTaacgtaaataaaaatatccagttttaaaatttagaatttattaaagttcaaaatcacaattaaagaaacatcattttaaaaagaaatccaaagtgagagtgaaaaataattatcaatccCGCATGTCTCATCTTTGACAACTCCTCCCCTTTCTCTATAAAGGACCAATGAAATAACTCCAAGATGGAACCAAAATTTGGGGAACGCTCAAAGACATAAATTCTCAAAACAGGATACAGGAGGGAATTACTATAATAAATTCAAAGACACGCAAGTCCAAGATCTGACCATCAATCAGATaaacgaaaataaacaaatggcaGTAAACAGGGGATCACTGTGAGAAATGGATAAGGGAGAGGAGGGAGATGTCAACATGAGAGATCACAAACAGATGCGGCaatgtatttctaaaatgatcaaacaaattaaatttcaaacataaaataccACTCGGTTTACAAAaggaaattaattcaatatgaatgaaatatataataaagttgtctttatcaataaaatatacgtatgtatataacatccgtatgtattattttattgatgtaCATTGATATATATTGAAACTAAATTGATATTGCTCAACCCGAATTTcctcttttttcttaaatttttgaagatattttgattatccTCTTatccaatattaaaatatttccgatttttacataattattatgaagactttatattaagatttaaattaacagaaaatcgaaattcttttgtatttttttccgGCACACAAATCTTTTTATAGAATAAGGGCTTTAAAAAGCTAATAGAAGGTAATTTGGTCGGCAAATCACATTCTAAAAACATACTCTGAAACCCAAGTACCTTATAATTTGCATTAGTtataaaaaatccaacattaatgttattgttttaaaaatgctaaatagACTCATGAATCTACAGCAATTCTGAAATGCAAAAACGTGATATTTTTCTACGCCAATGTTCCACCAAAAATATAATCCTTGTGAGATTCTAAACtttgaatacaatttttaagTTCTGTGATAGTAAAAAGGAAaggaaaatatgatattttaaattctttttatcttgaattaatgaacatttaattaaattttcttttgaaaagtaCAAAACCAGatagactccttccttaagaaatgaattcaatagCTACTCAATTTATCTATGAAATGAACTCAGTGTCTACCAACATAACTATACGAGTTTAACCTGGAttgggcagtttacgctttgtGCACTGTTGAAGTCAATTTAATTAGTTTCATACGATCgaatgatataaaatggttttggACATTTTACGCTTTTTATAAACCGCTCATCGTTTAACATAACAGTTATCTGTAGGtgttacagtgttataactgcaGACGCTTTGCACACACTTTGCAtgcaaaaatatgtgaaatgtagatattgttttttaaaggcAAGTGCAAAGAAAATCAGTTTAATTGTGAACACAGCAGGGAATGTATTCCGTTGTCATGGATATGTAATGGTGTTGTTGATTGTGAACAAGGAGAGGACGAAAAAGATATCACATGCAgtgagtttttaaaacatttcacatCAAGAGCAATCTTTTTATAATTCTGCAATGTTTATCTTATGGCACGAAGCCGGATGATAGTGTAGAATACTAGTGTTTAggtgaaataattttaatcaaggTAAGGTACATATGCCAGGTGAGATATATCACTATCAGAAGTAGTTTGAACTCCAATCAATTGTCTATGACTCTTATAGAAGTTAATTTGTCGGAAACTGCATCTACTTTAAGACGTAGATGTGCAAAATGCCATATTGGCAGTTCTATATTAGTTGTTTGTGTAACTAAAACATAAAATTCTATATACTATATGATTTTCTAGTTGGAGTTTTATTCTCATTTGGTTTAAGAATGTATGAATCCCAATGAGTTCCGGTGTAAAAATCGAGGTTGTGTTGCCATGGATACGCTATGTGATGGGTTCTCTGACTGCGATGACTCCTCAGATGAAGAACTTTGTGGTAAACTTTTTGTCAATGTTTCAATGTTTTGCCTCCGTGTGTcacaatttaaattcaatttttttccattgTAGTTGTTCAGattttttcttctcacatttaaatttgaaaagaaacttttattcaaatttaatgttcattgtataaatattttcgGATGAccttttaattgtattaatttacagctctctctctctctctctctctctctctctctctctctctctctctctctctctctctctctctctctctctctctctcatttaaggaattaggaatcattctttgagtattatgaggtgatgattttggtcggggcgtggtcaaatccaataaagcccgaagggtttTTTGGTAGATTTGTCCACGCTtcaaccgaaattatcaccttataatatttaaagaaagtttgattattacttatatttacataattccAATCTGTACActataaaacaacattattttaaaaccacaattttttttatgtagcacattctatgtattactacgcggcgcagccaataccgttttccggttatgctataagacgcgcccattttgtgtcactcattttttatgaagttattggattttagggttcaaaattgattcgttttgttatcacagacaaagacagttaaaaatgtaaatattgtgttTCAGATCCCTCTGTAAAAGTAATTCCTGGCAAGTATGGTCCGCGACACTACGACTGTCATTGTGAGGGACATTGTCATCCAGGTACTGGGGCGTGTCAGGGGGCGTGCCGGCAAGGATGGGCGGGGCCAACCTGTCAGATCAACACTAGTATGTCTGATTATATCATGATAGCCATTCCAGACCGCGATTACTTATGTTTAATTATacttggtgggtttttttcacttttaaaaatgacaccTTTTTAATCTTATAGAAGCAATTTCATTCCAAACGCCCATTCAGAACAGTGGTCATAAGGTCATCCAATCAGAGTTAAGTATTGACGGCGACGTCAGAACCTGTCCGCCGCCCGCTGTAGGATCCTTTAATGCGTATTGGGAAGCTAACCTTACTAAGCCTTCTGAAATTAGAAGAATCAGAATATATAATCCAAAAGGTACATTTTATAAGTGAATTGGATTTTTCATTCACAAGGTTTATTTGAGCTAATtgtgtattttataattatggTTTATGGCTTTTTGTAAGTAATATATTTGTCTAAATAAGTTTTAACACTTGTTTTGTTGGTCTCAAAAGATGAAATTAAGCTTTTGCTTTCCTTCTCTGATGGTGTCTTTTTAGATGTGACGTATTTAGCGGGTCTGGCTTTGCATTTGGTTGTTCCTAGGTGTGTCATCAATAATACTAACCTATTGACCAATGGCTACCTGGATATTACGTGTCCAGATAACGTCACAATGCACAGTCTGTTGCTCATCCTGATAGCAGACGACAACAAAATGGCCATCATGCAAATCTGTGAGATTCAGGTCATTGGTAAGAAAATCAATGtagaaattttatcaaaagatcGTTCCCATTTGTTAGAGCATTTGCACACACCATTCTAAAATAAATGGTTAACAGTATTCCTTACTCTTTGaatttgaaagtaaaactttttttaatctatcattcagcaatgattttttaaattaactctCTTAATTTTgtgaccaaaaaaaacccaggacATGTCGAACGCATATTATATCCTAAGGACTAGTCtggttttcaaaaaaaaggGGACAACGCTTAAAAAGATATTCTACCACCCTCATTACTTAAAAGTATTAATTCCGATGTGTTTTATAATCTTTGATTGGACAAAAAAGTTCACAGACATACACTATGCAATGTTTTTAATGCGGAGTGGCTCTTAAATATTGGTACTAAGTACATCTTTAGTTATTTGATTGCCATTCAACCATTTGAGTACTTCTACAGTGTGCTCCAACTACTCATTCGGTGACCAGTGTGAGAAAACGTGCAATTGTGATGGAAATGAAGGATGTGATGACGTCACGGGAACATGCGCACAGAGTTGTTTATCGGGTTGGAAAGGTCCACACTGCGACAAAAATTCACATAATAGAGGTAACGGATATAATGAATCGTATATAATTTAAACAAGCTGCGAGAAGACCCTTTTTGTAATCGGAGATGTTTTCACTCCGATATCTATATACTCTCAATGACATCATCTGTATAGTATCTATGAGTGCTGTATATATTTATCTGTGTATACATTTAGCTCATACTTGTTTACTGTTTATATTTGGCGCTCATGTTCTTAATGTATATTTGGCTCCTAC from Magallana gigas chromosome 9, xbMagGiga1.1, whole genome shotgun sequence includes these protein-coding regions:
- the LOC105343607 gene encoding uncharacterized protein, coding for MLERSVAIVLLIFSQIDISRSGRCGFADFECDNGNCIKWNLQCDVIDDCGDGSDENDSLCQRCTDFQHKCYFEGNCINKSRICNGNKDCSDWSDETPSLCGGDCSYQRHLFQCDNNRCIYRNLTCNGRNDCFDWSDEVGCPQGCSGFECTNKKCIHFKKTCDGNNDCGDFSDEVDQRCLADCPYYLITCRNGHCIHYGDRCDGENDCGDHSDERKCSKCKENQFNCEHSRECIPLSWICNGVVDCEQGEDEKDITCKCMNPNEFRCKNRGCVAMDTLCDGFSDCDDSSDEELCDPSVKVIPGKYGPRHYDCHCEGHCHPGTGACQGACRQGWAGPTCQINTKAISFQTPIQNSGHKVIQSELSIDGDVRTCPPPAVGSFNAYWEANLTKPSEIRRIRIYNPKDVTYLAGLALHLVVPRCVINNTNLLTNGYLDITCPDNVTMHSLLLILIADDNKMAIMQICEIQVIVCSNYSFGDQCEKTCNCDGNEGCDDVTGTCAQSCLSGWKGPHCDKNSHNRALRRRKNPSHDNSAGLSLPAWISIGVVAGVLTILTIFCVIRAHRNRSRRNTPDTTSSFNNNRENGGSSPGGVTSSSCQGYESVSSPYNEAYKIHGGTPISFPAIRSPGRKDVIDDRCSSVYL